Genomic segment of Parabacteroides pacaensis:
CTTTTCTGAAACCGCTTGATATACTTCCTTGCCTACAGTCAATTCAATCACAAAACATATTTATTCAAATTAATTCAAATGAGTTATTTATTTACCTCCGAATCGGTGTCTGAAGGACACCCCGATAAAGTAGCCGATCAAATATCGGATGCTTTGCTGGATGAGTTTCTTGCTTATGACAGAAATTCGAAAGTTGCTTGCGAAACCCTTGTAACAACCGGACAGGTTGTCTTGGCGGGAGAAGTAAAATCAAGTGCGTATGTCGACGTACAGGAAGTGGCACGTAGTGTAGTTGAAAAAATCGGTTACACAAAAAGCGAATATCAGTTTGAAGCTAAGTCTTGCGGTGTATTTTCTTCTATCCATGAACAATCCGGTGACATTAACCGGGGAGTGGAACGAGAAGATCCTTATAACCAAGGTGCAGGCGATCAGGGAATGATGTTTGGCTATGCTACCAATGAAACAGAAAATTACATGCCTTTGGCATTAGATCTTTCTCATTCTTTATTGTTGGAACTAGCTGCTATTCGGAAAAACGAAATAGAATTGATGCCTTATCTTCGTCCGGATGCTAAAAGCCAGGTGACAATTGAATATAATGACAACGGTACACCTCTTCGTATCGATACGATTGTAATTTCTACTCAACACGATGAATTTATTCAACCCCTGAACAGTACGCCTGAAGCACAGGCAATTGCAGATAAAGCTATGCAAGATGCCATTACCGAAGACGTGAAAAATATTCTTATCCCTCGTGTGAAAGCACAATATCCGGAACGGGTTCAGAAATTATTTACCGATGAAATTATCTATCATGTGAATCCGACAGGTAAGTTTGTTATCGGCGGTCCTCACGGAGATACGGGGCTTACAGGCCGTAAAATTATCGTAGATACCTATGGCGGAAAAGGGGCACATGGAGGAGGCGCTTTCTCTGGAAAAGATCCATCGAAAGTAGACCGTTCGGCTGCTTATGCTGCTCGCCATATTGCTAAGAATATGGTTGCTGCCGGAGTTGCCGACGAAATGCTCGTTCAGGTTTCTTATGCCATTGGTGTTGCTAAACCGATGAATATTTTTGTCAATACGTATGGACGTAGCAAGGTAAATATGAGTGATGGCGAAATCGCAAAGAAAATCTGGGATTTGTTTGATATGCGTCCGAAAGCTATCGAAGACCGCTTGAAATTACGTAATCCGATTTATGCGGAGACTGCCGCTTACGGTCACATGGGACGTAAGTCGGAAACAGTAACGAAAGTTTTTCATTCTCGGTATAACCCGGAACCCATACAATGTGAAGTGGAATTGTTCACCTGGGAAAAACTGGACTATGTTCCCATTATAAAAAAAGCTTTTGGTTTATAGCAGTTTAGACCTGTATAGGAAAGAAAATATATAGGAAGCAAATTAAAAATACCAAGTCCCGAAGTAGAAAGGATTTTGAAATAATCCACGTAGTACTTTGTGACTTGGTATTTATTTTTAACGCTTTGTTTTTGCAACCTTAAGGTAAAATCGACATCGAAAACCCAACCCGAAAACCCAAAGCTTTTATTATAAGTTCTTTAAAGTTGTTAATCCAAAACAACCTACGCCTCCTCCTCTGTCATCCCGCGCTCGACGCGGGATCTCCGATCAACAAAGGGCTACTTTAAAGCTGGGAGATAACGGGTCGTTGCCCGCCATGACAAAATTAGGTAAATCGGCTACTAGAGAAAAGTTTGTCATTATTAATTCTTTTACCTTTTTAAAAGGATACGTACTCAACAAGACATAATGATAGTCTTCGGAAGTTTTCAAACAACCACTTTGTGATTGCAAAAAATTATAATGTCTTTAATTTCAAATTTCTCCAGACAACTTTAATTCCTCCACCATCGTGTATTTGTAAAGCGATGCGTCCTTGACCTTTCCCGATTTTTTCATCTTGGATATTTACCATCTCTTCACCGTTCAGCCAAGTGGTAACATGATTGCCTTGTACCTTGATACGCATGGTATTCCAGTCACCTTCTTTCAAGATATTTTCTTTTTCATCTGGTATTTGTACCAGCCAACCACGTCCGTACGATTCATAAATACCTCCCGTATCACAATTTTTAGGAGCTACTTCTACCTGCCAGCCATTCACTTTTGCTTCCGGTTCCACAAATGAACGGAAAAATACGCCGGAGTTACCATTTGCTTCTTGTTTGAATTCCACGGTTAAATCAAAGTCATCATAATAGTCGCGGGTAGCCAGATAACCGTATTTTTTATTCGGTCCGCTTTCACAAATCAAATTGCCGTCCTTTACATACCACAATTCGGTTCCATACGCTTCCCACCCATGAAGGTCTTTTCCGTTAAATAAGGTCACTTCTTTTGTTTTGCGGGGAAGTTCTTTAATTTTAATATTCCGGAAGGAAGCCGGATATCCATGATCTTGTAAACAAAGTACTCCTTTTTTGGCTAATCCGTACTCCGGAGCATTCGCCCATTTCCCACTATTTTTCTTAGCAAACCAATCGTCTGTCCAAGCTTCGAATTCCAAGATCTTTTCTCCATTTAACCAATGCTCTACGTGGCCGTTATCAAAAACAATTTTTGAATTGTTCCATTGACCTTGCGGATTCACTTTCATTTTTGCTTTATCCGGTAAATGCATAGCGTAATCTACCCCAAGCTTTTGCCATTCTTCCAATGGTTCGGGGAAATTAGGCTCATCGATTAATTGATATTCCGGACCGGTTACGTAAGGAACTGCAAATTGGGGACGTTCTACTACATGATATAACATACCACTGTTACCTCCTTTGGAAAGTTTCCAATCCCACGATAATTCGAAATTCTCATATTGTTTTTCCGTTACGATATACCCGCTGGCATCACTGCCGTCACCTTTTGCCTGGATACAGCCGTCAACTACATGCCAAGGTTGAGTCAAAGTGGTTCCGTTGTAATCTTTCCACCCATTCAACGTTTGACCGTCAAAAAGCAGTTGCCAGCCATCGGCTATTTCTTCAGGTGTAAGTGTGTTTGGTGCTTGTTTGGTACAAGCAGAAGACAGAAAGAGAGAAAGAGTACAAAAGCCGGTAATAGCAAATGTACTCGCTTTTTTTAGAGTTTCCATAGTAATATAATTATGTTTATAAATAAAATCGCGGTAAAAGTAATAAAATCATTTGAAATAAGGAATGTGTACAATAAATTTAAAGTAAACAATTCAGTAGAGAACAGCTTGAGCAGGATGAGACGCGCTGTTTTAAGATACAGGAAGATATAAATTTCCTGCTTGAAGTGTTTCTGCCCAATTTCTAAGAACTAAAGCTATTCATTAACGGCAAAAAATATCCTCGATCGGTTTAAACAAAATAGTAAGAAGCGAAGCAAGCCATAAAACCTTACACCAGATTTTCGATAAAATCTTAAATAAATCAAAGGAAAGAATTTAAATGGTAGTTGAATACTCTCTACCAAATATTTACTAAATTTGCAGGTGAAGAGGGATGTACTTGTTGTTATTCCCTATTTCGGTAATACGGTGGGATAATTTTGATTACGCTAAATAAATTATTGACTATATAGGTACGTCATGACCTGAACGGAGTGGTGTTTTATTTTGTACAACGCGGGAGTAGCCGATAACCCGATAATAGTAGGCAAAAATTTAAAAGTAATTATTATGGCACAATTTAGAGTAAAACTCAAAAACAGTTTCAATCATAAAGGAACTCGTTTTGAAAAAGGAATGGAAGTAGAACTTGTATCGAAACAAACAAGTGCGCCAAACTTATTGAGTGCAGGAAAACAAGAGATTGCAGATGCATTTTATAGGAAATATGGAGTAACTTTAGAAAGCGTTCATATTTCAAATAATTATTTAGAAATTACAAAGCTTTAGTATTGAGTTTGGGCTGTGTCAAATGTATTATTTGTCAGCTCTACCTTGCGCACACTTCTGTTATTCTGAGGCTGTAAGCCGAAGAATCTCCTTTCCCAAAGGACACCTTGTGTCGAACGGAGGTCCTTCACCCTTCGGGTTCAGGATGACAGAAACGGGCAAACGGGACCTAAATAATGATTTCGACACACCCTCATTCATTTATAAAAATAACAAATCAAATAAGTGGAAATATTAGAAATATTCCAAAATAAATGTAATGCAATTTCTAAACAAATTGGACAGGCCGGATTAGATAACAATACTCATTTTGTTATTGATGGTATAATTGAACCTGAGAAATATCTTAATGCGCAATATCATATTTTGTGGGTATTAAAAGAAGCAAATTCGAGAACTGATTCGTGGAGCTATCCTGAAAAATTTAAAGATAAAAAATGGTTATACCGGTGCGGAAAAAGTATTCCGACATTAAAAAGAATAATTTATACGACTTATGGCATTTTGAGAGATTGTGAATGGAGTGAAATTCCAGATGCAAGCGATGAAAAATCTTTTGAACCCTTACAAGAAATAGCAATAATCAATATTAAGAAAATACCTGGCGGTAGTGTTTCTGCCGACAATGAAATACAACAGGCCTATTATGATAATAGAGAATTGCTGAAGCAACAAATTGAAACATATAATCCGAATGTTATACTATTTGGAAATACCATGCAATATTTTTACAAATCAGATTTTGATGGATTGGAAACGATAAAAAAGCAAAATACAGAATATGGAAATGCTTTTTATGACACAGGAGATAAATTATATATTCATTCTTGGCACCCAGCAGTTCGAGGAGCAGGATTTACAGATAAAGAGTATGTGATGGATATTGTAAATATTGTAAGAAGTTGGAAGAAAAAGCGAAATTGAATCTTATAAACGTCTCTAGCATGCTATTAATCTTTCCATTTATTGCCAGATAAATGGAAAAAAGCATCTAAGAGAAGCCTATTTTTCTTTCAATACAAGGTGAATCCCTAGGATAAGATGAATACATCCAAAATTGCTAATCCTCTTTCTATCCGGCATACATAATAATCAGCCCCCGTGCTTGCGCGTACTTCTCTTTCTACTATAAAAATTTCGTTTACTTTCATAGTTGCTTTGTTTTTAATGTTTGACATGTTTACTGCCCTGCATCCTCTTGTGTTCCACCTTTCATTGAAGCGGAGATTAAGTTTGATTGTTGTGATTTTAGAATATACTTAACATTCAAGGTCAAATATAAATATACAAATTACAGTTAGAATCTTCTGGAAAGTTGCGGATTAAATTTGTAGTTAGGAAAAGAGAGTTTTTATATATATCCTATCTCTATCTTTTTTACATAATGAAGAGGTAAATAAAGGCGCTGATTTATAGTACTATTTATGCACATATTTTGTTTTTCAAAAAAATTGTCCCATTCTCTTTTTGAAAATACCTCGATGATTTTTATAATCATCTCGATGATTTTCCAAAATCATCGAGATGATAGCTATATAGGAGTGAAAAATGAATATGCCTAAAAGAAGCCCTTTTTGGAGAATTTGAGGGGCCGTAGAAAAGTAATAAGGTTCAAAATAGATGAAAAATTTAGAGGGTGTGAGGGAGACAAGATGATTCTAAAAAAACTGATATAAATTTCTCTTTTGCATATTCTTTTTTAATATCTACAGTAAAATAAGGAAAATGTATGGGTAAAATCGTTACTGATAAAAGTATTTATAAGTGAGGAAAGAAATGGAATAAACTTTATAAATATTTAATTTATAGCAAATTAGCATGCACAAAAAACCCTCGATTTGCGTGCAAAGATAAATCGCATATTTTGATAAAAAAAGCAATCAGAGAAATATCTTCGTTTTTATTTTATAATATTCTTATAATCAGTGTAATATATTCTACTAAAGAGGGGAAAATCCGATAGATCGTACATATTGTTCATTTTTGACACATAAATCGAGGGTTTTTTGTGCATTTATAAACACGTATTCCATGTGTTTTCTTATCATTAAATCCTTGTTATCAAATGTTTAGTTATTCTTTTTTATGGGAGTGACGAACCTTTGGTGTGTAAAAGGGTAAACAAACAAATTCTTATGCTTTCGACCTTGTTAAAACGATTAGCCTTCCGGCTGGCACGCATAAAATATCTGAACCGCTGGATAATTTTTGGAATCGATGTTTTTGCATCCGTTGTAATAAGCATTTTAGCCTATCTTTTAATCGTTTACGTAACCAATATTCCCTTAATACATCATTATATATTAGCTTTAAGCATATTTTCTGCACTAACAAGCATCTTTTCCTTTCTAGTTTGGCGCGTATATAAGGGTGTGGTAAGGCACACCACCTTGCCCGAGGTATGGCGTATCGGGGCAGCCGTTCTTTTAAAAGTACTTTTGCTTCTTTTTGTTGTAAAGCTGGCAACCGATGGCTTTAGTAGCAAGCAGCTTCTTCTAGGCTTTCTTACCGACCTTTTTGCTACCACCACAACGCTGGTAACCATCCGCGTGTTCCTTATCAACATCTATAACCAACTAGTCAGCCGTGCCGGCAGGCGTCCCTCCCGCATCCTGGTCTACGGCACCGACAGCCGTGCTGTTTCGATAGCCGGTATGCTCACCCAGAATTACCTTACCTCTTACCGCATTGTGGGCTATTTGACCATCGGCTCTA
This window contains:
- the metK gene encoding methionine adenosyltransferase produces the protein MSYLFTSESVSEGHPDKVADQISDALLDEFLAYDRNSKVACETLVTTGQVVLAGEVKSSAYVDVQEVARSVVEKIGYTKSEYQFEAKSCGVFSSIHEQSGDINRGVEREDPYNQGAGDQGMMFGYATNETENYMPLALDLSHSLLLELAAIRKNEIELMPYLRPDAKSQVTIEYNDNGTPLRIDTIVISTQHDEFIQPLNSTPEAQAIADKAMQDAITEDVKNILIPRVKAQYPERVQKLFTDEIIYHVNPTGKFVIGGPHGDTGLTGRKIIVDTYGGKGAHGGGAFSGKDPSKVDRSAAYAARHIAKNMVAAGVADEMLVQVSYAIGVAKPMNIFVNTYGRSKVNMSDGEIAKKIWDLFDMRPKAIEDRLKLRNPIYAETAAYGHMGRKSETVTKVFHSRYNPEPIQCEVELFTWEKLDYVPIIKKAFGL
- a CDS encoding 3-keto-disaccharide hydrolase produces the protein METLKKASTFAITGFCTLSLFLSSACTKQAPNTLTPEEIADGWQLLFDGQTLNGWKDYNGTTLTQPWHVVDGCIQAKGDGSDASGYIVTEKQYENFELSWDWKLSKGGNSGMLYHVVERPQFAVPYVTGPEYQLIDEPNFPEPLEEWQKLGVDYAMHLPDKAKMKVNPQGQWNNSKIVFDNGHVEHWLNGEKILEFEAWTDDWFAKKNSGKWANAPEYGLAKKGVLCLQDHGYPASFRNIKIKELPRKTKEVTLFNGKDLHGWEAYGTELWYVKDGNLICESGPNKKYGYLATRDYYDDFDLTVEFKQEANGNSGVFFRSFVEPEAKVNGWQVEVAPKNCDTGGIYESYGRGWLVQIPDEKENILKEGDWNTMRIKVQGNHVTTWLNGEEMVNIQDEKIGKGQGRIALQIHDGGGIKVVWRNLKLKTL
- a CDS encoding DUF6140 family protein: MAQFRVKLKNSFNHKGTRFEKGMEVELVSKQTSAPNLLSAGKQEIADAFYRKYGVTLESVHISNNYLEITKL